The following nucleotide sequence is from Paeniglutamicibacter kerguelensis.
ATCGCGGCGCCCGCAAGCATCAAGGCACCGGCGGAACCGGGGACCGACCAAAGGCCCGCACCGGTGCTCACCGCTCGGTCGCTGTCCAAGGCATTCCGGACCCCGGGCCGTGAGGACTTCACGGCGGTGTCGGATGTCGAGTTCGAGCTGCTGCCGGGGCAAACCCTCGGCGTGGTCGGCGAATCCGGGTCGGGCAAGACCACCACGGCGCGCATGGTGCTGGGGCTGTTGGCCCCGGAGCGCGGGTCGGTCGAGCTCTTCGGCGAACCGTGGAGCGCCCTGCGCGAATCGGAGCGCCGGGCAACGCGTCCCAAGCTCGGGGCCATCTACCAGGACCCGCTCTCCTCCTTCGACCCGCGCATGAGCGTGGAACGGCTGCTGGCCGATGCACTCAGCGCCGGGGCGACACGCAACCCGCGGGCCTACCGGGCGCGCATCGACGGGTTGCTCGGGTTGGTGGGGCTTGAGACCTCGCTGGCATCCCGGAACCCCGCAACGCTCTCCGGCGGGCAGCGACAGCGGCTGGCCATCGCCCGGGCGTTGGCCCCGGAGCCGCGCGTGCTCATCTGCGACGAGCCGGTTTCCGCGCTGGATGTCTCCATCCAGGCACAGGTACTTGACCTGCTCGATGACCTGCAACGGAAGCTGGGGCTCAGCTACCTGTTCATCTCCCACGACCTGGCCGTGATCAGGCACATGAGCGATCGCGTGCTGGTCATGCGGGGCGGTGCCATCGTGGAATCCGGGCCCGTCGAGTCGGTGTTCAACAACCCGCAGCACCCCTACACCCGGGCGCTGCTCAGCGCCTCGCCGAGGATCTTCGCCGGCGAATGAGCCGGATGCGAACCTGAATTGCTGCGGGGCGAAAATGCGCCCGAATGCCGGCGGCAACCGCTCTCGCACGGTCGATGCAATCCACGACCCTGACGGCTACGAACATCAATAAACAGAGGCATAAAAACTTTAGCCAAGCCGCCCGATCCGGGAGCAAACTGTCGGATCGTGGCGAGATGCTTTAAGCAAAACCCGGACCCGCCAAACCGGCCCGCAAACCGATCCCAACCCCCATAAGCCGCAGGACCTCAAAGGACCCCGAAATGCGCACCCAAGTAGCCGCCGAAACCCTATCCATCGGCAGCGTAACCGCCACCATCACCGACCGCACCCCGGCAGGCGCCCCGGTTGCCACGCATTTTGTGGTCATGGTCCCCACCACGGTCTTGCCGGCCGACCGGCTGGGATGGGCCATGTGGCACCTGCGCCGATTCCTTGAGGACCACGCCCCGGCGGTTGTCCCGGCAGTGGTCCACTACGAGGTCAAGTCGTTCACCGCCGCCGTCTCGTTCATCTTCAGTTAGCCCGCTCCCAACCAAGTCCCTCGGCCCTCGCATCGGCGGGGGCCTTTCGCTGTCCCGTCGCGAGGACGTGGCGGATCATTCGGCCGAACGCGCCGCCCGGATGAAGTCGGCGATCAGCCCGTTGTCCTTGACGCCGCGGCTTGATTCGACGCCGCTTGAGACATCAACGCCGCTCGGGTTGAGGGTCTTGACCAGTCCCGCGACATTGCCCGGGTTGAGCCCGCCGGCCAAGAGCCACATGCCCGCAGGCGGTTCGGCCAGCACGTTCGTGGCGTCAAAAGTGACACCAGCCCCCGGCTCCACGGCGTCGATCAGGATGCGTTCCGCGTCCCACAGCAGACGTTCCGCTTCCGGCAGGGCCTCGAATGCGTCCACGGAGAAGGCCCGCAGTGTCTTGAAACCCGCGTCCCGCAGCGCCCGGATGTCGGCGAGCGGCTCGTCCCCGTGCAGCTGCACGGTGCTCACGGCCGCGCTCGTCGCGATGTCCATGACCTCGGCCAGCGGTTGGTTCCGGAAGACGCCGACGGTCTCAACGTCCGCGGGAACGGCCTGACCCAAGGAGGCGGCCAGTTCCGCGTCAACGGTGCGCGGGCTGCCCGGCGCAAAGACGAACCCCACGGCGTCGGCCCCGGCCGCCACGGCAGCGGCGACCGACTCGGGGGTGCTCAACCCGCAGATCTTGATGTACAGCTGTGGCATTGGTGTTCTTCCCCGTCGCGAGTCCTTGGTTACCCTATCCATGGTATCCAGTGGCGACGGGTCCGAGGCCCCGCGGATGGCTCCGTGGCCGGCACCCGGCCTTGCGGTGCGGCCGCTACTCCTGCGGCACCGCCTTGACGCTGAGCATAAGTGCCACCATGTTCCGGTACCCGGTTGTGTCCATCATCTTGATGGCGTCTCCGAGGCTGACGTCCTGCGCCGTGAACCCCAGGCTCTTGGGGAAGCCGTTGGTGGTTTCCAGCATCGCGGCAACGCCCTTGCGCGGGCGGAAATAGGCAAGCTGCGGAAATTCGTCGCGTTCGGCGGCCAGGACCGCATCGTCCACCATGAGGGCCGCGGTCCGGTAGTTGTCCCTGGTGGGAGTGTTTGCCAACGAGTGTTCGAAGAGAACCACGGTGGGAGTCGACATGTTGGAGTCCAGCTCGATCGTTTCAAGCCGTGTCCGCACGTAGGTGGCGTCCCCGTCGTTGTCCTCGGCCGAGTCGGCACTGAACTCGGCGATTTCGATGCCGTCCGCGTCCAGAACGTTCCACTTGGCATACGGGTTCTTCCTGGGGTCCCCCGCAGGTTCACACCCTTGGCACTCTTTTTTGGCAACGACCTTCCACTCGGCCGGGTACTTGAAACCCACGCCGAAAGTTTCAAACGATTTCCAGTCGGAGGTGTCGACCTGCGGCGCTTGGGTAAGGAAGGGCGTCGGGGAGCCGACCGCGGCGGCCGGCACTTGCTGTCCGGTCCCGTCCGGGACGGCTCCGGGTGCGGGCGAGACCGCGCAGCCGGCCACAAGGGCCATCGCCGCGGCCACACCGAGCCATGCAACAAGGGGCTTGCGGCGCATGGGAAAGCGGACCGGGCGTTCGTTTGCGACGGGCATAGACGTTCTCCTCGAGCAAGAGGGCCTTGGTGAAAACCTGCTTGCCACAAATCTGCCCGATCCGCTCCTTAAAACCAATAGACCGGGTCCAACTGCCCTGTTTCCAGGGTGTTGGACTCGGTCTCTTGGATCGCACTTCCGGATCAGTCGAGCAGCAGCGCCGGCTCCTGCATGATGGAGGCGACGTCTGCCATGAAGCGGGCGGACAGGTCCCCGTCGACCACGCGGTGGTCGAAGGAGCCGCCGAGGGTGGTGATCCAACGCGGAACCACCTGGCCGTCGACGACCCACGGCTTCTGGCGGATGGTGCCGAAGGCGACGATCGCGACCTCGCCCGGGTTGATGATCGGGGTTCCCGTGTCGATGCCCAGCACACCGATGTTGGTCACGGTCAGGGTGCCGCCGGTCATGGCGGCGGGGCTGGTCTTGCCGGCGCGCGCGGTCTCGGCAAGGTCGTTCAGGGCGATGGCCAGCTCGCGCATGGACAGGTCCTGGGCTTCCTTGATGTTCGGCACCATCAGTCCGCGCGGGGTGGCCGCGGCGATGCCCAGGTTCATGAAGTGCTTGACCTGGATCTCGGCACCGTTCTCGGTCTCCACCCAGGAAGCGTTGACCGAGGGGTTGCGGGCGGCGGCCCAGATGACGGCCTTGGCCAGCACCAGCAGCGGGGAGACCTTGATGCCCTCGAAGTCGCGGCTCTTCTTCAGGCGCGCCACGTATTCCATGGTGCGGCTGGCATCCACGTCGACGAAGATCGACACGTGCGGCGCGGTGAACGCCGAGTCGACCATGGCCTTGGCCGTGGCCTTCCGGACGCCGCGCACCGGGGTGCGGATGATGCGGTGGTCCAGCTCCACGCCCTTCGGGGACCAGAACGTCGGTGCCGCGTCGCGTTCGGCCTCGCGCTGCGCCTTGTAGGAGAGCACGTCCTCGCGGGTGATCTCGCCCTTGCCGCCGGTGCCGATGACCTCGGTCAAATCGATGCCGAGTTCCTTGGCGACCTTCCGGACCGGCGGCTTGGCCAGCACGCGGTTCACGAGGGCCGCGACCGCCGGCTTGGCGGCGGCGGTCAGCCGGGTGGAGGCCTGGCCGATCTCGGCGGCGCGGCGGGAAATGGTGTCGGCCAGCGCTGCGGGGGTGGTTGGGGCCGGGGCCGCCGGTGCCGGGCGGCTTGCGGCAGCCGGTTCGGGGCGCGAAACGCGGGCACGGCGCTTCACGGCGTCAGCCTTCGGGCCGGAGCCGACCAGCGGGCCCGGCTCCTCGCTGGCCACCGGGGTGTCCGCCTCCGCGATGTCCGCCACCGCGGGCACGTTGGTCAACGGTTCGGGCTGGCTGCCGACCTCGTCCACGGTGAACAGCGGTGCGCCCACGGCAAGGGTTTCGCCCTCGGCCGCATGCAGGGCCTTGACCACGCCGGCGTACGGGCTCGGCAGTTCCACGAGCGACTTGGCCGTTTCGATCTCGGCAAAGACCTGGTTGATGGCCACGGTGTCCCCTGGCTTGACTTTCCAGCTGACGATTTCCGCCTCGGTGAGGCCTTCGCCTACGTCGGGAAGATTAAAGGTGCTCATCGTCTGACTCCTTAAGGGGACGTTGATGGGTCTGTGGCGCGCAAACGCACCGGTTGAGGTGGGGGCGGCCGAAGGTTAGTAGGCGAAGGAGCGGTCGAGTGCCTCGAGGACCTTGTCGATGTCCGGCAGGTACTGTTCCTCGACCTTGGCCACCGGGTAGGGCATGTGGAAGCCGCCCACGCGGATGACCGGCGCCTCCAGGGACAGGAAGGAACGCTCGGTGATGCGGGCGGCGATTTCTCCGCCAAGCCCGCCGAAGGTCGGGGCCTCGTGGGTGACAATGAGGCGTCCGGTCTTCTCCACCGACTCGGTGATGGTGTCGAAGTCGATCGGGGACACCGAGCGCAGGTCGATGACCTCCACGGATCGCCCGTCCTCCCGCGCGGCCTCCGCCGCGGCCAGCGCCACGGGCACCAGCGGGCCGTAGGTGACGATGGTGGCGTCCTCGCCGGGGCGGATGACCTGTGCCTTGAAGGCGTCGGCGGCCGGGTTTTCCGTGTCAACTTCGCCCTTGAGCCAGTAGCGGCGCTTGGGTTCGAAGAAGATCACCGGGTCCTGGCATGCGGCGGCCTGCTGGATCATCCAGTAGGCGTCGTGGGCGTTGGACGGTGCCATGATGCGCAGGCCGGCGGTGTGTGCGAAGAGCGCCTCCGGGGATTCGGAGTGGTGCTCGATGGAACCGATGCCGCCGCCGTACGGGATGCGGATGACCACCGGGGCGCCGAAGCGGCCCTCCGAGCGGGCGCGCATCTTGGCCAGCTGCGTGGTGATCTGGTTGAACGCGGGGAACACGAAGCCGTCGAACTGGATCTCGGCGATCGGCGAGTAGCCACGGATGGCCATGCCGATGCTGGTGCCGATGATTCCGGCCTCGCCCAGCGGGGAGTCAATGACGCGATCCGGCCCGTAGGTGTCGATCAGCCCGTCGGTGACGCGGTAGACGCCGCCAAGTCGTCCGATGTCCTCGCCGATGAGCAGGGACTTCGGGTTGTCAGCCAGGACCTTGTCCAGTCCGGCGGTGATGGCCTTGGCCAGGGTCATGGTGGTGGTGCTCATCGGGTGGCCCCTTCCTCGGTGTTCTCTGCGAAACCTGCCTCGTATTCCAGGTGCCACTTGAGCTCTTCCTGGATCAGCGGGTGCGCCTCGGCATACACGTTGGCGAAGGACTGTGCCAGTTCGGGTTCGGGGAACGCCATGGCTTCCTCGCGGACGCGGTTTGCCATCTCGTGGCCGTCGGCGACGACCTGTTCGAAGAACGCCTCGTCGGCCAGGTTGTTGTCGCGCAGGTGCTTTTCCAGCCGGGCGACCGGGTCGCGGTCGACCCAGGCTTCCTCGTCGGCGCTCATGCGGTACTTCGTGGGGTCATCCGCGGTGGTGTGTGCGCTCATGCGGTAGGTGACGGCCTCGATCAGGGCCGGACCCTCGCCGCGGCGGGCACGATCCAGTGCCCAGCGGGTGACCGCCAGGACTGCAAGTACGTCGTTGCCGTCCACGCGGATTCCGGGGAATCCGTAGCCCGCGGCGCGCTCGGCCAATGGAACCTTGGACTGCACGTGGAACGGAACGGAGATCGCCCACTGGTTGTTCTGGCAGAAGAAGACCACCGGGGCTTCGAAGCTTGCGGCGAAGACCATTGATTCGTGAACTTCACCCTCGGTGGACGAGCCGTCGCCGAAGTAGGCGACAACCGCGGTCCCTTCCTTTTCCAGGCGTTCGGCGTCCCAGCCGGCCTGGTCGCGCTGCACGCCCATCGCATAACCTGTGGCGTGCGGCATCTGGGCCGCAAGCACCATGGTGTACATGTGGAAGTTGTTTTCCCGCGGGTCCCATCCGCCATTGGAGATGCCGCGGAAAATGCGTAGCATCTGGGGGAAGTCGACGTTGCGGGTCAGCGCCACGCCGTGTTCCCGGTAGGTGGGGAAAATGTAGTCGTTGGGCCGGGTGGCCCGGCCGGACCCGATCTGGGCGGCTTCCTGGCCGCGCAGCGGCACCCACAGGGCCAACTGTCCCTGGCGCTGGAGCGCGGTGGCTTCCTGGTCGAATCGGCGGGTCAGCGCCATGTCGCGGTAGAAATCGCGAAGCATGGCGGCGTCTACGTCTTGGATGTAGCGGTCGTACTCGGCATGCGAGCGACGCTCACCTTCGGGGGTCAATAGCTGGATCAGCGTTTCGACCGAGGGCTCGTGCACGGTTTGGGTCATACCGAGGGTCCTTACATAAATGAAATATGCCCCAATTGGAATGCATTCCGCATGGGGCATATAGCGGGTTTATTAGTTCAAGCCTAACGGTGACAAGTCGCTGATTACGACTTATTCGCCCTAGGAAAGCGAAGAACCTTTTGGATAGTTCCGACAAAGATCCACGAAGCGGGTGTTCGCCTCGATCTCGCCGATGCTCACACGAACGCCTTCACCGGCGAATCCGCGCACCGAAAGTGCCTGCACCTCGGCAAGGGCAACGAACTCGGCGGTATTCGCGCCCAGGGGCAGCCAGACGAAGTTTCCTTCGGCTTTCGGAATGTCCCATCCAAGCTCCTTGAGGGCATTCACGACACGGGTGCGTTCGTCGACAATCTTTTGTACCCTTTCCACAACCTGCCCGTAATTGGCCAGCGAGGCCACGGCTGCGTCCTCGGCCAGCGAGGAGACCGCGAACATGGTCGCCCCGACGCGCAGGAATTCGGTGACCTCGGGATGCGAGACCGAGTATCCAACCCGGAGATTTGCCAGCCCGTGGGCCTTGGAAAAGGTTCGCAGGACCACGACGTTGGTGTGCTCACGGTAGGTCTTGATACCGTCCACGGCGTTTTCGTCACGCACGAATTCCTGGTACGCCTCATCGACAACGATCAAGACGTTCTTGGGAACCTTCGCGATGAAGGCATCGACCTCGTCCTGCGTGAGGATCGGTCCCGTCGGGTTGTTGGGCGTGCACAGCAGGATGACCGCGGTGCGCTCGTTGACCGCTTCTGCCATGGTGTCGAGGTCGTGGCGGCCGTCGGCCAGCAACGGCACCTCCACCGGCAGTGCGCCTGCGGTTTGGACCACGATCGGGTAGGCCTCAAATGAGCGCCAAGC
It contains:
- a CDS encoding dipeptide ABC transporter ATP-binding protein encodes the protein MSEEPLPLIEVRNLNVSFGTNHVVRDVSFSLQPGACLALVGESGSGKSVTARSLIGLAGPRSTVRAETMSLAGRDVRALGQRAWRRLRGKDVGFILQDALTSLDPLRKIGREIDDALRLHIGGSPAQRAARVMELLEAVGLDDPALRAGQLSGELSGGMRQRALIASAIALDPALLIADEPTTALDATIAAQVLDLLGQLRQQGSAMLMISHDLAAVSRVADAIAVMQSGRIVETGPAEQVLGDPQHEYTKRLLRAVPAGKPRHTRLSPAVEPPECIAAPASIKAPAEPGTDQRPAPVLTARSLSKAFRTPGREDFTAVSDVEFELLPGQTLGVVGESGSGKTTTARMVLGLLAPERGSVELFGEPWSALRESERRATRPKLGAIYQDPLSSFDPRMSVERLLADALSAGATRNPRAYRARIDGLLGLVGLETSLASRNPATLSGGQRQRLAIARALAPEPRVLICDEPVSALDVSIQAQVLDLLDDLQRKLGLSYLFISHDLAVIRHMSDRVLVMRGGAIVESGPVESVFNNPQHPYTRALLSASPRIFAGE
- a CDS encoding phosphoribosylanthranilate isomerase: MPQLYIKICGLSTPESVAAAVAAGADAVGFVFAPGSPRTVDAELAASLGQAVPADVETVGVFRNQPLAEVMDIATSAAVSTVQLHGDEPLADIRALRDAGFKTLRAFSVDAFEALPEAERLLWDAERILIDAVEPGAGVTFDATNVLAEPPAGMWLLAGGLNPGNVAGLVKTLNPSGVDVSSGVESSRGVKDNGLIADFIRAARSAE
- a CDS encoding dihydrolipoamide acetyltransferase family protein, with protein sequence MSTFNLPDVGEGLTEAEIVSWKVKPGDTVAINQVFAEIETAKSLVELPSPYAGVVKALHAAEGETLAVGAPLFTVDEVGSQPEPLTNVPAVADIAEADTPVASEEPGPLVGSGPKADAVKRRARVSRPEPAAASRPAPAAPAPTTPAALADTISRRAAEIGQASTRLTAAAKPAVAALVNRVLAKPPVRKVAKELGIDLTEVIGTGGKGEITREDVLSYKAQREAERDAAPTFWSPKGVELDHRIIRTPVRGVRKATAKAMVDSAFTAPHVSIFVDVDASRTMEYVARLKKSRDFEGIKVSPLLVLAKAVIWAAARNPSVNASWVETENGAEIQVKHFMNLGIAAATPRGLMVPNIKEAQDLSMRELAIALNDLAETARAGKTSPAAMTGGTLTVTNIGVLGIDTGTPIINPGEVAIVAFGTIRQKPWVVDGQVVPRWITTLGGSFDHRVVDGDLSARFMADVASIMQEPALLLD
- a CDS encoding alpha-ketoacid dehydrogenase subunit beta; amino-acid sequence: MSTTTMTLAKAITAGLDKVLADNPKSLLIGEDIGRLGGVYRVTDGLIDTYGPDRVIDSPLGEAGIIGTSIGMAIRGYSPIAEIQFDGFVFPAFNQITTQLAKMRARSEGRFGAPVVIRIPYGGGIGSIEHHSESPEALFAHTAGLRIMAPSNAHDAYWMIQQAAACQDPVIFFEPKRRYWLKGEVDTENPAADAFKAQVIRPGEDATIVTYGPLVPVALAAAEAAREDGRSVEVIDLRSVSPIDFDTITESVEKTGRLIVTHEAPTFGGLGGEIAARITERSFLSLEAPVIRVGGFHMPYPVAKVEEQYLPDIDKVLEALDRSFAY
- the pdhA gene encoding pyruvate dehydrogenase (acetyl-transferring) E1 component subunit alpha — its product is MTQTVHEPSVETLIQLLTPEGERRSHAEYDRYIQDVDAAMLRDFYRDMALTRRFDQEATALQRQGQLALWVPLRGQEAAQIGSGRATRPNDYIFPTYREHGVALTRNVDFPQMLRIFRGISNGGWDPRENNFHMYTMVLAAQMPHATGYAMGVQRDQAGWDAERLEKEGTAVVAYFGDGSSTEGEVHESMVFAASFEAPVVFFCQNNQWAISVPFHVQSKVPLAERAAGYGFPGIRVDGNDVLAVLAVTRWALDRARRGEGPALIEAVTYRMSAHTTADDPTKYRMSADEEAWVDRDPVARLEKHLRDNNLADEAFFEQVVADGHEMANRVREEAMAFPEPELAQSFANVYAEAHPLIQEELKWHLEYEAGFAENTEEGATR
- a CDS encoding histidinol-phosphate transaminase; this encodes MTTQNPVSHDPVQPRTIIGRMPKYAAGKPPTEVSGLEAFKLSSNENPLPPIPAVLDAIREQVSLNRYPDPLSTKLRNALAGFLDVPADDIVTGAGSLGALTQILATFAGQDDDGVQDEVIFAWRSFEAYPIVVQTAGALPVEVPLLADGRHDLDTMAEAVNERTAVILLCTPNNPTGPILTQDEVDAFIAKVPKNVLIVVDEAYQEFVRDENAVDGIKTYREHTNVVVLRTFSKAHGLANLRVGYSVSHPEVTEFLRVGATMFAVSSLAEDAAVASLANYGQVVERVQKIVDERTRVVNALKELGWDIPKAEGNFVWLPLGANTAEFVALAEVQALSVRGFAGEGVRVSIGEIEANTRFVDLCRNYPKGSSLS